The window CGTCGTGGACTCGCCGCCGGGGATGATCAGGCCGTCCACGTCGGCGAGCTCCTCCGGCCGCCGCACCTCCACGGCGCGGGCGCCGCCCTTCGCGAGCGCCGCGGCGTGGAGGGCGAAGTCGCCCTGGAGCGCGAGGACGCCGATCCGCATGACTCTCCCTACCAGCCCCGCGTCTGGAGCAGATCCTTCTCCGCCAGCTTCGACGTCTCGATCCCCGGCATCGCCTCGCCCAGCTCCTCGGACACCCGGGCGAGGACGTCGGCATCCTTGAAGTGGGTCGTCGCCTGGACGATCGCCTTGGCGCGCCGGGCCGGGTCGCTCGACTTGAAGATGCCCGAGCCGACGAACACCGCCTCGGCGCCGAGCTGCATCATGAGCGCCGCGTCGGCCGGGGTCGCGATGCCGCCGGCGGAGAAGTTCGGGACGGGCAGCTTCCCGGCCTTCGCCACCCAGCGCACGAGCTCGTAGGGCGCGCCGAGCGTCTTCGCCTCGGTCATCAGCTCTTCCGGCGGGAGCATCGTGAGCCGCCGAATGCCGGACACGAGCGCGCGCATGTGGCGCACGGCCTCGACGATGTTGCCCGAGCCCGCCTCGCCCTTGGTCCGGATCATCGCCGCGCC is drawn from Candidatus Methylomirabilota bacterium and contains these coding sequences:
- the pdxS gene encoding pyridoxal 5'-phosphate synthase lyase subunit PdxS; translated protein: MADLNGLRIADRKHIGLAEMLKGGVVMDVTNAEQAKIAEDAGAASVMALERVPADIRKDGGVARMAPVKKIREIQQTVTIPVMAKARIGHFVEAQILEALGVDFIDESEVLTPADEHFHIDKFAFRVPFVCGARDLGEALRRIGEGAAMIRTKGEAGSGNIVEAVRHMRALVSGIRRLTMLPPEELMTEAKTLGAPYELVRWVAKAGKLPVPNFSAGGIATPADAALMMQLGAEAVFVGSGIFKSSDPARRAKAIVQATTHFKDADVLARVSEELGEAMPGIETSKLAEKDLLQTRGW